One Cyprinus carpio isolate SPL01 chromosome A16, ASM1834038v1, whole genome shotgun sequence genomic region harbors:
- the LOC109055978 gene encoding oxidation resistance protein 1-like isoform X6: MLAERRLNVSSSEIMFSKRMKEGKPLTPKYTYVVSWTEYHRRIDALNSEDLRSLCKRLQITTKEDVNSKHGTSITASLEPETFKPNLNEPSDLLEAEQIEKLAKHLPPRTIGYHWNLAFSTSKHGMSIKTLYRAMQDQDSPMLLVIKDSDGQIFGALASEPFKVSEGFYGTGETFLFTFYPEFEAYKWTGDNLFFIKGDMDSLAFGGGSGEFGLWLDGDLYHGRSHSCKTFGNPMLSTKEDFFVQDIEIWSFE, translated from the exons ATGTTGGCGGAAAGAAGGCTGAATGTGTCAAGCAGTGAGATCATGTTCTCCAAGCGGATGAAGGAAGGAAAACCTCTGACTCCTAAGTACACTTAT GTAGTGTCATGGACTGAGTACCACCGCCGGATCGATGCTTTAAACAGTGAAGATCTGCGCTCCCTATGCAAACGCCTTCAG ATCACCACAAAGGAGGATGTAAACTCCAAACATGGCACGTCCATCACCGCCAGCCTGGAGCCAGAGACTTTTAAGCCCAACTTGAACGAACCCAGTGACCTTCTGGAGGCCGAGCAGATCGAGAAG CTGGCAAAACATCTCCCACCCAGAACCATCGGTTACCACTGGAATCTGGCCTTCAGCACATCTAAGCACGGCATGAGCATTAAGACGCTGTACCGGGCAATGCAGGATCAGGACTCACCCATGCTGCTGGTCATCAAAGACAGTGATGGACAG ATATTTGGGGCTTTGGCATCAGAACCCTTCAAAGTCAGCGAGGGTTTCTATGGCACAGGAGAGACTTTCCTGTTCACCTTTTATCCAGAATTTGAG GCATACAAATGGACTGGTGATAATCTGTTCTTCATTAAAGGTGACATGGACTCTTTAGCCTTTGGAGGAGGAAG tGGTGAGTTTGGGCTTTGGCTGGACGGGGATCTTTATCACGGCAGGAGTCATTCATGCAAAACCTTCGGGAATCCCATGCTCTCCACGAAGGAGGATTTCTTCGTGCAGGATATTGAGATCTGGTCGTTCGAGTAG
- the LOC109056009 gene encoding squalene monooxygenase-like — protein MWTFLGIASFTYIYKKCDALVSDAPRELIVAAVLCVSVGLMVTCLGFRGQTLKAPQFVQMPLNLLTSFPPTKKLFSKSTTDSCSRTSKKRDVKRKRATDSQSSQGEDPEVIIVGAGVLGSAMAAVLARDGRRVTVVERDMKEPDRIVGELLQPGGYRALKELGLEDAVEGLDAHVVNGYVIHDLESRTEVEIPYPQQESSIQGGRAFHHGRFIMGLRRAALAEPNVKFEEGTVTSLEEEDGCVTGILYREKDSGTIKEIHAPLTVVADGCFSKFRKNLISGKAKVSSHFVGCIMKDSPQFKPNHAELVLANPSPVLIYQISSSETRVLVDIRGEMPRDLMQYMTEKIYPQLPEHLKEPFMLALQNDRLRTMPASFLPPAPVNKQGVLLLGDAYNMRHPLTGGGMSVVLNDIRIWRELLKNIPDLCDNTAVLQAKKKFHWERKSSHSFVVNVLAQALYELFAATDNSLHQLRKACFHYFKLGGECINGPIGLLSVLSPKPFTLIGHFFAVALYAIYFSFRSESWLTIPRALVNSIAILYRACAVMFPLIYSELQYLIY, from the exons ATGTGGACCTTTCTTGGAATTGCAAGTTTTACATATATCTATAAGAAATGCGATGCTCTGGTGAGTGACGCGCCCCGGGAGCTGATCGTGGCTGCGGTGCTGTGCGTGTCCGTGGGTCTGATGGTCACGTGTCTCGGCTTTCGCGGACAGACGCTCAAAGCGCCTCAATTTGTCCAGATGCCTCTCAACCTCTTGACTTCATTTCCTCCGACCAAAAAACTCTTCTCCAAGTCCACTACAGACAGTTGCAGTCGCACTTCTAAGAAG AGAGATGTAAAGCGAAAGAGGGCGACAGACAGTCAGTCCAGTCAGGGAGAGGATCCAGAGGTCATCATAGTGGGCGCAGGTGTGCTGGGGTCAGCCATGGCCGCCGTTCTGGCCCGAGACGGCCGGAGGGTCACAGTGGTGGAGAGGGACATGAAAGAACCAGATCGGATAGTGGGAGAACTTCTTCAGCCGGGAGGATATCGGGCACTCAAGGAACTTGGGCTGGAGG ATGCTGTTGAAGGTCTGGACGCCCATGTGGTCAACGGTTATGTAATCCATGACCTGGAGAGCCGAACGGAGGTGGAGATCCCGTATCCCCAGCAGGAGAGCAGCATTCAGGGAGGACGTGCTTTCCATCATGGACGCTTCATCATGGGACTGCGCCGAGCTGCTCTCGCTGAGCCCAA TGTGAAGTTTGAGGAGGGAACGGTGACCAGCCTGGAAGAAGAAGATGGTTGTGTGACAGGAATTCTGTACAGGGAGAAGGATTCAGGGACGATCAAG gagatCCATGCTCCCCTGACTGTAGTTGCTGACGGATGTTTCTCCAAGTTCCGTAAGAATCTGATTTCTGGGAAAGCTAAAGTGTCTTCTCATTTTGTTGGATGCATAATGAAG GACTCTCCTCAGTTCAAGCCCAACCACGCAGAGCTGGTTCTAGCTAATCCCAGTCCAGTGTTGATCTATCAGATCTCCTCCAGTGAAACTCGGGTTCTGGTGGACATCAGAGGAGAGATGCCTCGAGACCTTATGCAGTACATGACGGAAAAAATCTACCCACAACTACCAG AGCACTTAAAGGAGCCGTTCATGTTGGCTCTGCAGAATGATCGATTGAGAACAATGCCCGCCAGCTTCCTGCCACCCGCACCAGTCAATAAACAAG GGGTTCTGCTGTTAGGTGATGCGTATAACATGCGTCATCCTCTGACCGGCGGCGGCATGAGTGTGGTGCTGAATGACATCCGCATCTGGAGAGAGCTGCTCAAGAACATCCCTGATCTCTGTGACAACACAGCTGTGCTCCAG GCAAAGAAGAAATTCCACTGGGAACGGAAATCATCTCATTCATTTGTGGTGAACGTTTTGGCTCAAGCTCTGTATGAACTCTTTGCTGCGACCGACA ATTCACTGCATCAGTTGAGAAAAGCCTGTTTCCACTATTTCAAGCTTGGCGGAGAATGCATCAATGGACCGATCGGCCTCTTGTCCGT ATTGTCACCGAAACCCTTTACTCTGATCGGCCACTTTTTCGCTGTGGCATTATACGCCATATACTTCAGCTTCAGATCTGAATCCTGGCTCACAATACCACGAGCGCTGGTCAACAGCATAGCCATCCTGTACAGAGCCTGTGCCGTCATGTTTCCTCTCATTTACTCTGAGTTACAGTACCTGATTTACTAG